AATATATAAtcgtaaaaaaaattatggatTAAGTAATGAACAATTTAGAGCAATACTATTTGGTCTTAACTATGATTTcccaaataaaaataacatagaCAGAGAAAATGTGGAAAAtcattctttatttttccGTAACTTTGTCGATGATGATATCCAAATaaacaaacaaaatgaaaaaacacAATCACAAATTGAAATTatgaataatgaaaaaataaaaagctcTGGTACTATACacgataataaaaatatcaataatCATTCTGTAACCAGTGGAAATGAAAAACCAAACGATAGATTATTACAAAAGACattgagaaaaaataaattaagtgAAAAGgataattcatataataataatagttcaactaatatcaataaaaatgaaaattcaGTATTTAATGAACCTACGAATGCAAATGATTATATACGAAAAAAAGAGGACACTAATGATTTCAAACAACCAAAAacattacaaaaaaatattagtgTTAAAAGTAATAAAGAGGATCCAAACTCattaaaagacaaaaaaataaatataaatgaaaataaaacacaAGGAAATATTAATCAAAATATCCCATTAAATAAACCCGTAAATAATATGACAAACAAATTGGATAATCATATTGaaaaatttgttaaagatAGTAATGAAATGAATAACTCCAATGTTCAAGAAAAACATCAAGATAAAGACTTATTAcataataatggaaataataaagatatgCAAATGGATCATAATGATGAACCACAAATTTTGTcaaatgggaaaaaaaaacaaaatacaaaatatataagtataaATCCTAGaacaataaaacataaagaagaaaatgtaaattattcaccaaaaaaaaatataccagGTCTTCCAAATTCAGGAAGTGACCTTTTGAAGGAAATACAACCAGtgaaatataatgaaaatataaataaaaaattaaatgatgcATCTAAAGGAAATGGAGATTTACAAAAGACAACCAAAACTGATGAAAACATATTTTCTGAAAATATcactttaaaaaataaaactaatgatacaaattattataaatattttaaattgaaAGAAAATGGATTTAGAGGATTAGGAATAATAAATCAATATTCATCAAAAGGGGGGTTTTCAATATCAGTTGATTGCGGAGGATATAATGATTTAGATGACATTCCAGGAATTTCTAATTTATTACAACGagctattttttataagtCTAAAAAAAGAGATACGACATTATTAAGTGAATTAGGAGTAAGTTCACCAAAATACAATAGTCATATTAATGAATCTTTTACTAACTTCTATGCAAGTGGTAATTCTGAagacatttattatttattaaatttatttgtccaaaatttattttatccaATATTTAATGAAGAATCCATAGAAAACGAAGTTAATGAAAttagtaataaatatatttctatgGAAAATAATCCTGAAACTTGCTTAAAAATTACTAGCCAATATCTTacacattttaaatattcaaattttttcatttatggGAATTACATTACCTTATgcgaaaatattttaaaaaaaaaaatagatataaagaaaaaattgtatGAATTTCATCGAAAATGTTATCAACCTAAAAATATGTCAATTAGTATACTATTGGGGAAAAAAACAAGCTCATCAGATCATTACAACATCAATGATATTATGAATATGGTTGTTCAATTTTTTGGAGAaatcaaaaattataattatgaaGAAGagattaaaaaagaaaataacatGGAATTGGAAGAAAATTTGCCTAATAGACAAGTGAACAATTATAACGATAAAATTTTCACATATAATGATGCgcaaattaatttaaataaagaaataaatactAAAAATGGTATGTCTATTCCGtttgtaaataaattaaattatgcTCTTGATTTAAACCAAAAAAGTAAGTATAtagaaattttaaaaaaagaggGATGGGAAAATCAAATCTTTTTATATTGGAGCtctaaaattaatatttatatatataaaaaaattgaagaaTTTAAGGTCATGCGTTTTTTTCGTGAACTTTTTTCGAACTTCAGAAAGGATggattatattataaaatatctgtggaaaacaaatatgcatatgattttcaaattataaatatatgcaataaatattatttgaattatgggatattaataaaattgacAGAGAAAGGGAAGAATAATTTAGctcatttaatatatatattccaaACATTTAtcaatgaaataaataaattatttgattaCGATAGTTTAAATAAAGGtgtaaacaaatatattttgaattattatagagaaaatactttaaccactaatataaattttagaaaaaatgatataaatatatgtctaaatgatttaataaattattctaACACATTACTTATTTACTCTGAAAATCCACTtgaatttttaacaaataacaatttagtagaaaatataaataaaaatgactTTCGAAATGAGATAAAAATTACCAGCTTAATAGGTTCTCTTATCAGAAAtgaaaatatgcatattataaaTGTTGTAGATATATTCACTGTAacaaatcaaataaaaattccaAACACTTCTATCGAATATTCTATAGGGGATAACCCATATATTATTGATGAAGGACAAattacaaataatataaacttTACACTTCcagaatttaaaaattgtcCTTTTAGTAATTTTAAGAAAAATTCGATTTTAAATGAGAATTCATTTTTCTGTGTTTCCtacaataataaagaaaattttaattattcaaaatataataaacaaacaTTTGTATCAGATGACAATGAATATGTtaaatcaaatatattatataacatACCTTGCTTGATTAAATCTTCTTAtggatataatatattttttaaaaaaggtTTAACAGAGACTTCAAGAGTAAATGCagatttcattttttttttcccttcCAAAAATTTTACCTTTTATGAAGCAATTTTTACTCGTATACACATCATAatactgaaaaaaaaaataaagcaaaTGTTGTCTGATTACACAAATTGCTCAGTAAATGTGAATATTAAGGACAATGTtgaatcatatatattacacGTAGATAGCAATAGCTATTATTTCGGGGATatgttaaataaaatagaggATCTTTTATCAATAAAAGAAGTTCCTACCAATGATGAATTTAATGACGCTTATGatgaattaaatttatatgtaaaaagAAAAGAGAATGTTGTTGTAGGAGActctttaaatattatacattctttatttaataaatatatcccaacaaataaagaaatttatgatattttaaatgcatatttattttacccTTTATATAATtcgtatataaaatatataaataacttttttcacaaaaattatattaatatatttatatatggaaATTTGTCGATAccaaatgaaataaatattaaaaatgaaactaACTATGGCATTAATACAAAACATAATAGTACTAACAGcgttaataataataacgggatgaattataatacttatataaACAATACACATACAATGTATAATAAACATGCTTTAGGAAAAAATGACAACGTGATAGAAGACAAAGAAAATTCTATTGAAATACCTCAAAACGGAATaggaataaaatatattattgattTATGTGAATCATTTATAAGAAACATAACAAATAATGTTATAAGAAAAAGTGAATCTACGTACTATGCAACcaaattaattaataatgaaGACATAGAAATAGATATACAAATTCCAGATAAAAATGTTGGTAACAGTTCAATAACAGtatcatatattattgaatCTGAAACAATAGTAAGCGATAtgttaattaatattattgttGATTTAATTTCATCagattttattaaatttgctAAAATAAAGTATAACGATGGTTATACCGTTGATGTAAAAACATTATCCACAAAATATGGATTTGGAGGaataatttttgttattcAAAGCTTTGATAATGATGTTGAAAAACTAGAAGAAGATATATGTGGATTTGTTAAACACTTAACATTTCAATTGATGAATATtgatatatacaatttaGTAAAAAAGATgcaatatatgaaaaaacaatacatattaaataatagtaTATTTACCTTTAATCAAGAATATTCAACTATACTTGATGAGATAATTAATGGAAATGAAtgttttgataaaaaatacaaaattgtaaaaatatttgatgAATTAATTAATTGTCCCAAagtaattttaaataaagcaAATTACATTTTACAAAATGCCAAGAAATTGATTTTTAAGGAATATAAAACATCTGATGCACCAAATAACGTAAATGAACAAATGAATTATATCCATTCCAATAAAAGATGTAATTATActaacaataaaaatgatataatatCTAATATTGAATTGTCAAATACCGTGAATTTCACCAAAGCAACCAAATTAAATA
Above is a window of Plasmodium yoelii strain 17X genome assembly, chromosome: 9 DNA encoding:
- a CDS encoding peptidase M16, putative, which translates into the protein MYFNIFIFLIILVYENQSSCQNPIYNRKKNYGLSNEQFRAILFGLNYDFPNKNNIDRENVENHSLFFRNFVDDDIQINKQNEKTQSQIEIMNNEKIKSSGTIHDNKNINNHSVTSGNEKPNDRLLQKTLRKNKLSEKDNSYNNNSSTNINKNENSVFNEPTNANDYIRKKEDTNDFKQPKTLQKNISVKSNKEDPNSLKDKKININENKTQGNINQNIPLNKPVNNMTNKLDNHIEKFVKDSNEMNNSNVQEKHQDKDLLHNNGNNKDMQMDHNDEPQILSNGKKKQNTKYISINPRTIKHKEENVNYSPKKNIPGLPNSGSDLLKEIQPVKYNENINKKLNDASKGNGDLQKTTKTDENIFSENITLKNKTNDTNYYKYFKLKENGFRGLGIINQYSSKGGFSISVDCGGYNDLDDIPGISNLLQRAIFYKSKKRDTTLLSELGVSSPKYNSHINESFTNFYASGNSEDIYYLLNLFVQNLFYPIFNEESIENEVNEISNKYISMENNPETCLKITSQYLTHFKYSNFFIYGNYITLCENILKKKIDIKKKLYEFHRKCYQPKNMSISILLGKKTSSSDHYNINDIMNMVVQFFGEIKNYNYEEEIKKENNMELEENLPNRQVNNYNDKIFTYNDAQINLNKEINTKNGMSIPFVNKLNYALDLNQKSKYIEILKKEGWENQIFLYWSSKINIYIYKKIEEFKVMRFFRELFSNFRKDGLYYKISVENKYAYDFQIINICNKYYLNYGILIKLTEKGKNNLAHLIYIFQTFINEINKLFDYDSLNKGVNKYILNYYRENTLTTNINFRKNDINICLNDLINYSNTLLIYSENPLEFLTNNNLVENINKNDFRNEIKITSLIGSLIRNENMHIINVVDIFTVTNQIKIPNTSIEYSIGDNPYIIDEGQITNNINFTLPEFKNCPFSNFKKNSILNENSFFCVSYNNKENFNYSKYNKQTFVSDDNEYVKSNILYNIPCLIKSSYGYNIFFKKGLTETSRVNADFIFFFPSKNFTFYEAIFTRIHIIILKKKIKQMLSDYTNCSVNVNIKDNVESYILHVDSNSYYFGDMLNKIEDLLSIKEVPTNDEFNDAYDELNLYVKRKENVVVGDSLNIIHSLFNKYIPTNKEIYDILNAYLFYPLYNSYIKYINNFFHKNYINIFIYGNLSIPNEINIKNETNYGINTKHNSTNSVNNNNGMNYNTYINNTHTMYNKHALGKNDNVIEDKENSIEIPQNGIGIKYIIDLCESFIRNITNNVIRKSESTYYATKLINNEDIEIDIQIPDKNVGNSSITVSYIIESETIVSDMLINIIVDLISSDFIKFAKIKYNDGYTVDVKTLSTKYGFGGIIFVIQSFDNDVEKLEEDICGFVKHLTFQLMNIDIYNLVKKMQYMKKQYILNNSIFTFNQEYSTILDEIINGNECFDKKYKIVKIFDELINCPKVILNKANYILQNAKKLIFKEYKTSDAPNNVNEQMNYIHSNKRCNYTNNKNDIISNIELSNTVNFTKATKLNNNVPNYNVFRMNNMHKKGNYIINVSNFLEIKRKGFVQYVIDYFKNPYKLSLNHNNYLDYKSCDDEMDKDNFHVFHNFTNDINEIREYFLAKFSNDQENKEKCSINYEEIKKHCYEVNANTYD